From Nitrospirae bacterium CG2_30_53_67, one genomic window encodes:
- a CDS encoding antitoxin → MNLLDRIELDPRVCNGRPVIKGTRIPVSVILEQIAEDGTWDTLLAGYPELKKEDIQAALLYARASLEHTEVRVVGA, encoded by the coding sequence ATGAATTTACTTGACCGGATCGAGCTTGATCCCAGAGTGTGCAACGGCAGACCCGTGATTAAAGGAACTCGAATTCCTGTTTCCGTTATTCTGGAACAAATAGCAGAAGATGGGACATGGGATACTTTGCTTGCCGGCTATCCGGAATTGAAGAAGGAAGATATTCAAGCAGCTTTACTCTATGCCAGAGCATCTCTCGAACACACTGAGGTGAGGGTAGTCGGTGCCTGA